One segment of Littorina saxatilis isolate snail1 unplaced genomic scaffold, US_GU_Lsax_2.0 scaffold_605, whole genome shotgun sequence DNA contains the following:
- the LOC138954765 gene encoding uncharacterized protein: MVYQTEKRMPNGELLFHKINRADKLFNPKNARICSRHFKETCFKYGKRALIPGSLPTNHVLQKSVETPKTPARKPPVSRPPPPAPDLVTYYNFEEIRQDTLQLAAPWCLLENSKEQIQGITEASQVKLLSSTL; this comes from the exons ATGGTATACCAAACGGAAAAGCGGATGCCGAATGGAGAGCTGCTCTTCCACAAAATCAACCGTGCTGACAAGCTTTTCAACCCGAAGAATGCGAGGATATGTTCCCGACATTTCAAAGAAACATGCTTCAAATACG GCAAGCGAGCACTCATTCCAGGAAGTCTGCCAACCAACCATGTGCTACAGAAGTCAGTAGAAACACCAAAGACTCCAGCCAGGAAACCCCCA GTCAGTCGCCCCCCACCTCCTGCTCCTGACCTGGTTACCTACTACAACTTCGAGGAAATACGACAGGACACCCTTCAGCTTgctgcaccatggtgtctcttggaGAACAGCAAGGAACAGATACAGGGAATAACCGAAGCCAGCCAAGTGAAACTGTTGTCCTCTACGTTATGA